The Thermococcus sp. MV5 genome includes a window with the following:
- a CDS encoding proton-conducting transporter membrane subunit has product MSQYASLLIALPLFSAFLIPILKKVGKNLVMPFLVLTTLIQTGIAAWVFNEVYTSGEPIIIMAGGFKPPVGINLYIGYFAALFILIVAVASFLMAVFSIKAVKVEPQDKYAMLFLLLMLGATGMIATGDIFNLFVFMEITAISAYALTAYNKTGKASEAALKYVVLGGIGSSFFLVGVALIYGSLGTLNMAHIAQLASIVNPTVAKAGLALLIFGLAVEAELFPLNAWAPDAYQEAPHPITAVFSAFVVKASLYAIGRILYILSASEGWNSVLSLLIIMGTLTVVIGELSALRQTNVKRMIAYSSIAQVGLIAVGIALGTQKGLDASIFQMFNHAIVKVLMFLAVGYAALELGGPEMENFKGLGKRMPITAFGITLGAIAIIGIPLFNVFWSKMQLIMAALEAEKTGVVALILGASLVEMVYYVRLIHTIWFQGDGDKIRENSALALVMLLLITFIILIGIYPQPFWNIMQKAGSDVFNVAEYIKNVPLVGVSS; this is encoded by the coding sequence ATGAGCCAGTACGCTTCACTTCTCATTGCGTTACCATTATTTAGTGCGTTCCTTATACCTATCCTCAAGAAAGTAGGCAAAAACCTCGTAATGCCATTCCTAGTCTTGACAACCTTAATACAAACTGGAATCGCGGCTTGGGTATTTAATGAAGTTTACACGAGTGGAGAGCCAATAATAATCATGGCCGGTGGTTTTAAACCCCCAGTTGGAATTAACCTTTACATAGGTTATTTCGCAGCATTGTTCATTCTTATAGTTGCAGTTGCAAGCTTTTTAATGGCTGTATTCAGTATAAAAGCTGTAAAAGTCGAACCACAGGATAAATACGCAATGCTTTTCCTTCTTTTGATGCTTGGTGCAACCGGTATGATTGCAACAGGAGACATCTTCAATCTCTTTGTCTTCATGGAAATAACAGCAATAAGTGCTTATGCCCTAACTGCTTACAATAAAACAGGGAAAGCGAGTGAGGCTGCTCTCAAATATGTGGTTCTTGGAGGTATTGGTTCGAGCTTCTTCCTAGTTGGTGTTGCTTTAATCTATGGAAGCCTTGGAACATTAAACATGGCACACATTGCCCAACTGGCTTCAATAGTTAATCCAACTGTTGCTAAGGCAGGATTGGCACTTCTTATCTTTGGTTTGGCAGTTGAAGCTGAACTCTTTCCATTAAATGCTTGGGCACCTGATGCTTATCAGGAAGCGCCTCATCCGATAACTGCAGTATTTTCAGCCTTTGTGGTCAAGGCCTCGCTCTATGCAATAGGAAGGATACTCTATATTCTCAGCGCTTCAGAGGGCTGGAACTCAGTTTTGAGCCTTCTCATAATTATGGGAACGCTTACCGTAGTGATTGGCGAACTCAGTGCTTTGAGGCAAACTAATGTTAAGAGAATGATTGCGTACTCAAGTATTGCTCAAGTTGGTCTTATCGCTGTGGGTATAGCATTGGGGACTCAAAAGGGACTTGATGCAAGTATTTTTCAAATGTTCAATCATGCGATAGTGAAAGTTCTGATGTTTCTGGCTGTTGGATACGCCGCCTTAGAACTTGGTGGACCAGAGATGGAGAATTTCAAGGGCCTAGGAAAGAGAATGCCAATTACAGCATTCGGGATAACTCTTGGAGCCATAGCCATTATTGGAATTCCACTCTTCAATGTATTCTGGAGTAAGATGCAGCTAATCATGGCTGCATTGGAGGCAGAGAAAACCGGCGTCGTTGCTTTAATCCTTGGTGCAAGCTTGGTAGAGATGGTATATTACGTTAGGCTAATTCATACGATTTGGTTCCAAGGGGATGGAGATAAGATCAGAGAAAACAGTGCCTTAGCTTTAGTGATGCTTCTCTTAATAACGTTCATCATCCTCATAGGAATATATCCACAACCCTTCTGGAATATAATGCAAAAAGCTGGGAGTGACGTCTTTAACGTTGCCGAATACATTAAGAATGTTCCTCTAGTGGGGGTGAGCTCATGA
- a CDS encoding NADH-quinone oxidoreductase subunit K has translation MNPYYFASIALILIGFYAILAKRNILKMLVGLSIMETGVNLLLISVGYVSGKSAPILTEGITPNNAVDPIPQALVLTAIVIGVATTAMALSVVINLYEKYKTLNVEEIRRLRG, from the coding sequence ATGAATCCGTACTACTTTGCTTCAATAGCTCTCATATTAATCGGGTTTTATGCGATATTAGCTAAGAGGAATATCCTAAAGATGCTTGTAGGTCTAAGTATAATGGAAACAGGGGTTAATCTTCTGCTAATTAGTGTTGGCTACGTGAGTGGCAAGAGTGCTCCAATCTTAACAGAAGGAATAACCCCAAATAATGCGGTAGATCCAATTCCACAGGCTTTAGTGCTTACGGCAATTGTAATAGGTGTTGCAACGACTGCAATGGCCTTGAGTGTTGTGATAAATCTCTATGAAAAGTACAAAACCCTTAACGTAGAAGAGATAAGGAGGTTGAGGGGATGA
- a CDS encoding Na(+)/H(+) antiporter subunit B, whose translation MVKRVLAIVFILIIGLWMAKALDQVPFGEDRMLVGKYYLEHVKEETGAVNAVTAVVVNYRGFDTLGEVTVLFIASTGVAALLWKKRKERSAKTEGSVVLTTGARILLPFIMLFGAYIFIHGHLTPGGGFPGGATIATAFLFLYLTFTLYEVDHKTFEPLEGLAGIGYVTVGLIGLAVGGYFLFDWIWQTWGVGKENIGRLLSAGFIPIIYTLIGIKVGTELTGIIDNMIKEPEEGGQ comes from the coding sequence ATGGTAAAAAGAGTTCTAGCAATAGTTTTCATACTTATCATAGGCCTCTGGATGGCAAAAGCACTTGATCAAGTTCCTTTTGGCGAAGACAGAATGCTCGTGGGTAAATACTACCTTGAGCATGTGAAAGAAGAGACAGGCGCTGTGAATGCTGTAACTGCTGTAGTTGTTAACTATAGAGGTTTTGATACTCTTGGAGAGGTCACAGTACTATTCATAGCTTCTACTGGTGTTGCAGCACTTCTATGGAAAAAACGAAAAGAAAGGTCTGCTAAAACGGAAGGGAGTGTTGTTCTAACAACAGGTGCGAGAATTCTTTTACCCTTCATAATGCTCTTTGGGGCTTATATCTTCATCCATGGACATCTTACTCCAGGAGGAGGCTTCCCAGGTGGGGCCACAATTGCAACAGCATTTTTGTTCCTCTACTTGACGTTCACCCTCTATGAAGTCGATCATAAAACCTTCGAGCCACTTGAAGGTCTTGCGGGAATTGGGTACGTTACAGTTGGTCTTATCGGTCTAGCAGTGGGTGGTTACTTCCTCTTTGACTGGATATGGCAAACATGGGGAGTAGGAAAGGAGAACATTGGAAGACTCCTTAGTGCAGGCTTCATTCCAATAATCTATACCTTAATTGGAATTAAAGTTGGCACTGAGCTTACTGGAATTATTGACAACATGATTAAAGAGCCCGAGGAGGGAGGGCAATGA
- a CDS encoding DUF4040 domain-containing protein, with product MGDLVAIFIAALMVISAIFAVEWRDLLAAVVGMAAVSLFASIAFFFLQAPDVAMVEAAIGAALSAAVFIFAIKRTERYEKEEEGTGWWVRW from the coding sequence ATGGGTGATTTGGTAGCCATTTTTATTGCTGCACTAATGGTTATCTCTGCAATCTTTGCAGTGGAATGGAGAGACCTCTTAGCAGCAGTTGTTGGAATGGCGGCAGTGAGTCTTTTTGCCTCAATAGCGTTCTTTTTCCTCCAAGCTCCAGATGTTGCAATGGTTGAAGCTGCTATCGGGGCTGCATTAAGCGCTGCAGTGTTTATCTTTGCAATAAAGAGAACTGAGAGATATGAAAAGGAAGAGGAAGGCACAGGATGGTGGGTGAGATGGTAA
- the mnhG gene encoding monovalent cation/H(+) antiporter subunit G yields the protein MSLASIVGQALVLFGTFFYVLSSLGLIRMPDVYNRMQTATKSATLGSLGVIIGAGIWAVGEVDSYSWIPKTLTIAVFLLLTNPIAAHALIRAAYKSGVPLWEGSIIDKYKEAETSLERIEQIKEALEESAKEVEKNG from the coding sequence ATGAGTCTTGCTTCTATAGTTGGACAAGCACTTGTATTGTTTGGAACATTCTTCTATGTACTATCATCTCTTGGTCTAATTAGGATGCCAGATGTTTACAACAGAATGCAAACTGCGACAAAGAGCGCTACTTTGGGATCCCTTGGTGTCATTATTGGAGCTGGAATATGGGCAGTCGGAGAAGTAGACAGTTACTCTTGGATTCCAAAAACTTTGACAATTGCCGTGTTCTTGCTTTTAACTAATCCAATAGCAGCTCATGCGCTTATTAGAGCAGCATACAAGAGTGGAGTGCCTCTCTGGGAGGGAAGCATCATTGACAAATACAAAGAGGCGGAGACTTCTTTGGAGAGAATAGAGCAGATAAAGGAGGCCTTAGAGGAGTCAGCTAAGGAGGTTGAAAAAAATGGGTGA
- a CDS encoding monovalent cation/H+ antiporter complex subunit F codes for MIEIYLLLIGIAVILSMYRFFRGPTTADRIVAVDIMTTLTTGLMVLFALYYRRAIFLDVALVYAVLAFVGVIAFARYMEGGL; via the coding sequence ATGATAGAGATTTACCTACTCTTAATTGGGATTGCGGTGATCTTAAGCATGTATAGATTCTTCAGAGGTCCAACAACAGCAGATAGGATTGTCGCTGTCGATATCATGACAACACTCACCACCGGATTAATGGTGCTTTTTGCCCTTTACTACAGGAGAGCAATATTCCTTGATGTGGCCTTGGTTTATGCGGTGCTTGCATTTGTAGGAGTCATAGCTTTTGCCAGATACATGGAGGGGGGACTATGA
- a CDS encoding Na+/H+ antiporter subunit E: protein MGEASKVSRYLYTVLILFIIWMFLTSSFDPQELVMGVIFSLIVGALTYEVFTEKGLANLNPRRITYFVAYIPYFIWAMVMANLDVAYRVLHPKRPINPGIVECKTTLTNNTGKLVLANSITLTPGTITLDVKGDRYFIHWIDVKDESVEGASESIIKPFEKFLKVIFE from the coding sequence ATGGGAGAAGCAAGCAAAGTAAGCCGCTATCTATACACGGTTTTAATCCTGTTTATTATTTGGATGTTTTTGACAAGCAGTTTTGATCCACAAGAGCTAGTAATGGGAGTAATATTTTCATTAATCGTTGGAGCACTTACATACGAGGTATTTACTGAAAAAGGCCTAGCAAATCTTAATCCGAGAAGAATAACTTATTTCGTAGCATATATTCCATATTTTATCTGGGCAATGGTAATGGCCAATCTGGATGTTGCCTATCGTGTTTTACACCCAAAACGCCCAATAAACCCAGGAATTGTTGAATGTAAAACAACGCTCACAAACAACACTGGGAAACTCGTTCTTGCAAACTCAATAACTCTAACTCCAGGAACAATAACCCTTGATGTCAAAGGGGATAGATACTTCATTCACTGGATTGATGTGAAAGATGAGAGTGTAGAAGGAGCTTCTGAGAGTATAATTAAACCGTTTGAAAAATTCCTAAAGGTGATCTTCGAATGA
- a CDS encoding regulator yields MWGKLEHYFDEYPVRKQIAKLLLKYGLKVSDDMKIKCGEIEVPYTKIAKALDVDRRVVKETVTMILKIPELKEVYVNLEPTVHMKFVGRHVGYGVIEIEPEPRAIGILAKVASKIADRGINTIQVVAEDPELYPEATLTIITEKPIPGELINELSKLEGVKRISIY; encoded by the coding sequence ATGTGGGGTAAGCTTGAACATTACTTTGATGAATATCCTGTGAGGAAACAAATAGCCAAGTTGCTATTAAAGTATGGTTTAAAGGTTTCAGATGACATGAAAATCAAGTGTGGGGAAATAGAGGTACCCTACACAAAAATAGCAAAGGCTCTTGATGTTGATAGGAGAGTTGTTAAAGAAACTGTCACAATGATTCTGAAAATTCCCGAACTTAAGGAGGTTTACGTTAATCTAGAGCCTACTGTGCACATGAAGTTTGTTGGAAGGCATGTTGGTTATGGAGTCATAGAGATTGAACCAGAACCAAGGGCTATCGGAATCTTGGCAAAAGTGGCCTCTAAGATTGCTGATAGGGGTATAAATACTATACAAGTAGTTGCGGAAGACCCAGAACTTTATCCAGAGGCTACACTCACAATAATAACAGAGAAGCCAATTCCTGGCGAACTGATAAACGAACTATCAAAGCTTGAAGGAGTTAAAAGGATTTCAATTTATTGA
- a CDS encoding radical SAM protein codes for MMRIKLPNSYFEEHGNSIRLIWRETLYADFEKKLLERAIKRKFRVKPIINVEEGYLIVDVENEEIERLITFLIQSHLGEFLRSRYTKRKVLYIHEGMDVPLLGYNAFGLIDRGTNLIQVRGSTGCNVSCIFCSVDEGPYSRTRILDYVVDVDYILKWFNEVAQFKGKGLEAHLDGQGEPLLYPFLVELVQGLRENPNVNVISMQSNGILLNEKLIEELAEAGLDRVNLSIHSLDPEKARMLMGMKNYDLNHVLEMAEALINAGIDVLFAPVIIFGINDMEAEAFIEFARKIGAGKRWPALGFQNYVPYKFGRHPSVRFLSFKKFYTWLRELEEKTGMRPLVLKPEHFGIHKRRFIPLEFHVGEVVKAKIILPGRIEGEMLAIARNRLIEIINTHAKVGEEIKVKIVRTRHGIYVGTPIK; via the coding sequence ATGATGAGAATAAAGCTTCCAAATTCATATTTTGAAGAGCACGGGAACAGCATAAGATTGATTTGGAGAGAAACTCTCTATGCCGATTTTGAAAAAAAGCTTCTTGAGAGAGCCATAAAACGAAAGTTTAGGGTAAAACCTATTATAAACGTTGAAGAGGGATATCTCATTGTAGATGTTGAAAACGAAGAGATTGAAAGACTGATTACATTTCTAATCCAAAGTCACCTAGGGGAATTTTTAAGAAGTAGATATACAAAAAGAAAGGTGCTCTATATCCACGAAGGGATGGACGTCCCGCTTTTAGGCTATAATGCATTTGGATTGATAGACCGAGGAACAAACTTAATTCAGGTTAGAGGCTCTACAGGGTGCAATGTTTCGTGTATTTTCTGTTCCGTGGATGAAGGACCATATTCAAGAACTAGAATTCTTGACTACGTCGTGGATGTAGATTACATACTAAAATGGTTCAACGAAGTCGCCCAGTTTAAAGGAAAAGGACTTGAAGCCCACTTGGATGGCCAAGGGGAACCTTTACTCTACCCATTTCTCGTGGAACTCGTACAGGGACTTAGGGAGAATCCAAATGTTAACGTCATTTCAATGCAGAGTAATGGGATTCTGCTCAATGAGAAGTTAATTGAAGAGTTAGCAGAAGCCGGATTAGATCGAGTGAATCTATCCATACACTCTCTCGATCCAGAAAAAGCCAGAATGCTTATGGGAATGAAAAATTACGACCTCAATCATGTCCTGGAAATGGCCGAGGCCTTGATAAATGCTGGAATTGATGTCCTTTTTGCCCCAGTGATCATTTTTGGAATAAATGATATGGAAGCCGAGGCTTTTATTGAATTTGCAAGGAAAATTGGGGCAGGAAAAAGATGGCCTGCTCTAGGATTTCAGAACTATGTGCCATACAAATTTGGACGACATCCCTCTGTTAGGTTTTTATCTTTCAAAAAATTCTACACATGGCTTAGAGAACTCGAAGAAAAAACTGGTATGAGGCCTTTAGTACTAAAGCCAGAACACTTTGGGATACACAAAAGAAGGTTCATTCCATTAGAGTTCCACGTTGGAGAGGTTGTTAAGGCAAAAATAATTCTTCCTGGGAGAATTGAAGGAGAGATGCTAGCTATTGCGAGAAACCGTCTGATAGAGATCATAAATACTCACGCAAAAGTTGGCGAAGAGATTAAAGTAAAAATAGTAAGGACAAGACATGGAATCTACGTTGGCACTCCAATTAAATAA
- the wecB gene encoding non-hydrolyzing UDP-N-acetylglucosamine 2-epimerase, translated as MKPTFIFGTRPEIIKLAPVIRAFEERSIEPLLIHTGQHYDYEMSKIFLEELELHRIDYHLEVGSGTQAYQTGSAMIKIEEVLMKEKPDVSLVQGDTNTVLAGALASVKLRIPVAHVEAGLRSFDRTMPEEINRILADHASEVLFAPTEEAKKNLEREGISEGVYVVGNTIVDAVLQNSEIAERKSKILDKFGLRPKEYAVLTAHRAENTDSEENLKKLVEIIESLPITVIYPVHPRTEKRLKSLDLWNRLEKKVHVILTKPLGYLDFLKLQKNAKFVLTDSGGIQEESIILNVPCLTLRYNTERPETIKAGGNVLVGLEKERVLYYVDRLLNDKQFYEQMAKAPNPFGDGKSGERIVNILLQLYEKGELRVKSSRFI; from the coding sequence TTGAAACCGACTTTTATTTTTGGAACAAGGCCCGAGATAATAAAGCTGGCACCTGTAATAAGGGCATTTGAGGAAAGGAGTATTGAGCCCTTACTCATTCACACTGGTCAGCATTATGATTATGAAATGAGCAAGATCTTTTTGGAAGAGCTTGAGCTTCACAGGATAGACTATCATCTCGAAGTTGGTTCTGGAACTCAAGCATATCAAACTGGAAGTGCTATGATAAAAATAGAAGAGGTTCTGATGAAAGAAAAGCCGGATGTCAGTTTAGTTCAAGGGGATACAAACACTGTTTTAGCTGGTGCTTTGGCGAGTGTAAAGCTTAGGATTCCCGTGGCTCATGTTGAAGCAGGTTTGAGAAGTTTCGATAGAACAATGCCTGAGGAGATAAACAGAATCTTAGCAGATCATGCTAGTGAAGTTCTTTTTGCGCCTACGGAGGAAGCAAAGAAAAATCTCGAACGAGAAGGTATATCTGAAGGAGTTTATGTTGTTGGAAACACAATCGTTGATGCGGTTCTTCAGAATTCGGAAATAGCTGAAAGAAAGAGTAAAATCTTAGACAAGTTTGGGTTAAGGCCCAAAGAGTATGCCGTTTTAACAGCCCACAGGGCAGAGAACACTGATAGTGAGGAGAACCTCAAAAAACTCGTGGAGATAATAGAATCCTTGCCGATAACTGTAATTTATCCGGTACATCCAAGAACGGAGAAGCGCTTAAAATCGTTAGATCTCTGGAACAGGCTGGAGAAAAAAGTTCATGTAATTTTAACAAAGCCTTTGGGGTATCTTGACTTCTTAAAGCTTCAAAAGAATGCAAAATTTGTGTTAACGGATTCTGGAGGAATTCAGGAGGAAAGCATAATCCTAAATGTCCCGTGTTTAACGCTCCGCTACAATACTGAGAGACCAGAAACAATAAAAGCAGGCGGGAATGTCCTCGTAGGCTTAGAAAAGGAGAGAGTTCTTTATTATGTTGATAGGCTCTTAAATGATAAGCAGTTCTATGAACAAATGGCAAAGGCTCCCAATCCCTTTGGGGATGGAAAGAGTGGGGAAAGAATTGTTAATATTCTCCTGCAGCTTTATGAGAAAGGAGAACTCAGAGTAAAGAGTTCAAGGTTTATTTAA
- a CDS encoding UDP-N-acetyl-D-mannosamine dehydrogenase: protein MKERIIEKSAEIAVIGLGYIGLPTAIMFANAGFNVMGYEIREEVVKKLNSGNSHIVEPDIDELLHKAIKSGRLRATSDKNDIRGKDVYLICVQTPLKDDKTPDLSYLENAVRTVAETMKMGSLVIIESTIPPMTTIRMAKLIERVNGLKAGRDFYMAHAPERVMPGRIFKELVYNSRILGGIDEKSAELAEILYRSFVKGQIFKTNSTTSEMVKLMENTFRDVNIALANEFALLAHQYGIDIFKAIELANTHPRVKIHTPGIGVGGHCLPKDPYLLLSSAKEDFGLVKKAREINEDMPLFVKDLLVSALKTINLPPEDATVTVLGLAYKGDSDDMRNSPALSFIEEIKEEVKDVRTYDPYVKGTHETLEEALRGSDVAVIATDHSLFRNLNWEELGKLMRNRVLIDGRHVVQTPPKGFVFKGIGRGEY, encoded by the coding sequence ATGAAAGAGAGAATAATTGAGAAAAGTGCAGAAATTGCGGTCATTGGGTTGGGATATATTGGGCTTCCAACAGCTATAATGTTTGCAAATGCAGGTTTTAATGTGATGGGATATGAAATAAGGGAAGAAGTCGTGAAAAAATTGAATTCTGGCAACTCTCATATAGTAGAACCTGACATAGATGAACTTTTACATAAAGCCATAAAAAGTGGCAGATTAAGGGCGACCTCTGATAAGAATGATATAAGAGGGAAAGATGTTTACTTAATATGTGTTCAAACGCCATTAAAGGATGATAAAACTCCTGATCTAAGTTATCTTGAAAATGCTGTTAGAACAGTTGCTGAGACTATGAAAATGGGCTCTTTGGTGATTATTGAGAGCACGATTCCACCAATGACCACTATAAGAATGGCAAAGCTCATAGAAAGGGTAAATGGTCTAAAAGCTGGAAGGGATTTCTACATGGCACATGCTCCTGAGAGGGTAATGCCTGGAAGAATATTTAAGGAACTTGTTTATAACTCGAGGATACTCGGAGGTATAGATGAAAAGAGTGCAGAACTAGCCGAGATATTATACCGCTCTTTTGTAAAAGGGCAAATATTTAAAACGAACTCCACAACCAGCGAAATGGTAAAACTGATGGAAAACACTTTTAGAGATGTGAATATAGCACTGGCAAATGAATTTGCTCTCTTAGCTCACCAATATGGTATTGATATTTTTAAAGCAATAGAATTGGCTAATACACATCCACGGGTCAAAATTCACACTCCGGGAATAGGTGTTGGAGGTCATTGTTTGCCAAAAGATCCTTATTTATTACTAAGCTCTGCTAAAGAAGATTTTGGATTGGTGAAGAAAGCTAGAGAAATCAATGAAGACATGCCTCTCTTTGTCAAGGATCTTCTAGTGAGTGCTCTAAAGACTATAAACTTGCCTCCAGAGGACGCCACTGTCACGGTACTTGGATTGGCGTATAAAGGAGACTCGGATGATATGAGGAACTCTCCAGCTTTATCCTTTATTGAAGAGATAAAAGAAGAAGTAAAGGATGTAAGAACCTATGATCCATACGTAAAAGGTACTCATGAAACTCTTGAAGAGGCCTTAAGAGGGAGTGATGTGGCAGTAATAGCAACAGATCACTCTCTGTTTAGAAATCTTAATTGGGAAGAATTGGGAAAACTCATGAGAAATAGAGTTTTAATAGATGGAAGACACGTAGTACAGACTCCTCCAAAGGGTTTTGTGTTTAAGGGGATTGGGAGGGGCGAGTATTGA
- a CDS encoding DUF354 domain-containing protein, giving the protein MKIWIDIVNAPHAHFFKGIIRELEKRGHEVLVTTREFDGLTGILDMLGINYYTVGKHGGSTLEGKLIASVERQHKLAKLIIEEKPDLALYKNSPEAPRIAFGLGIPTIGFADNDTATAVNKLMLPFTRRLVYPKAIDAYELIKCGADANSLRPINGIPELAHLYGFVPSKKPLKELDLTAYSYIVMRTEPIKANYFNGDAEKSILENIIPLLPDIPIVLFPRTKSQAKRFKHFENVIIPDHVTDSLSLLYYAKLMIGAGGTMNREALALGTPTISTYPGKLLAITRWLINLGIKFHSTDPIRVSEKAWELMRKNGAFRKHIRNVIMTMENPVDAFLNEIETYEEYGTFPVQETAPEELVSRK; this is encoded by the coding sequence GTGAAGATTTGGATAGACATTGTTAATGCACCTCACGCTCACTTTTTCAAGGGTATAATCAGGGAACTCGAGAAGAGAGGACATGAAGTTTTGGTCACTACAAGGGAATTTGACGGTTTAACTGGAATTTTAGACATGTTGGGAATAAATTATTACACTGTCGGAAAACATGGTGGTTCTACACTTGAAGGAAAGCTCATAGCAAGTGTTGAAAGACAGCATAAGCTCGCTAAATTAATAATTGAAGAAAAACCCGATTTAGCCCTCTATAAAAATTCTCCAGAGGCTCCAAGAATTGCCTTTGGTTTGGGAATTCCAACTATAGGATTTGCAGATAATGACACCGCAACAGCGGTTAATAAACTTATGTTACCATTCACAAGGAGACTTGTTTATCCGAAAGCCATTGACGCATATGAGCTTATAAAATGCGGAGCTGATGCGAATTCTTTAAGACCTATAAACGGCATACCCGAGCTTGCTCACCTATATGGATTCGTTCCAAGCAAAAAACCGCTGAAAGAACTAGATTTAACCGCCTACAGCTATATCGTTATGAGAACTGAACCGATAAAAGCCAATTACTTTAACGGGGATGCTGAGAAAAGCATACTTGAGAATATCATACCCCTCCTCCCCGACATTCCCATTGTCCTTTTCCCAAGAACCAAAAGCCAGGCAAAGCGGTTTAAACACTTTGAAAATGTTATAATCCCCGACCATGTTACCGATAGCCTATCGCTTCTATATTACGCAAAACTCATGATAGGAGCCGGTGGAACAATGAATAGAGAGGCACTAGCTTTAGGAACTCCAACCATATCCACATATCCAGGTAAGCTACTCGCAATAACTCGGTGGCTTATAAACTTGGGGATTAAGTTCCACTCCACAGATCCCATAAGAGTTTCTGAGAAGGCATGGGAGCTCATGAGAAAGAATGGGGCCTTTAGAAAGCATATTAGAAACGTAATTATGACCATGGAAAATCCCGTAGATGCATTTTTGAACGAAATCGAAACGTATGAAGAATATGGAACATTCCCTGTCCAAGAAACTGCTCCCGAAGAACTGGTGAGCAGAAAATGA
- a CDS encoding stage II sporulation protein M yields MKRSRIFCGFIALFLVGSAFGILFARVNPSSAEIIFSNLREFLGGNINESMDRFSLFTFIFFNNSRVAIISAIGGVLFGIVPAGILFFNGFIVGIVVEYFHLQGEDLLRIVLAILPHGLIEIPAFAVAGVGGVEWYFELVKGEGTLGERFLNGFRKSMKMLAIALVMLLVAAFVEAYITPTIASAV; encoded by the coding sequence ATGAAAAGAAGTAGGATTTTTTGCGGGTTTATAGCCTTATTTTTAGTTGGATCTGCCTTTGGCATCCTTTTTGCTCGGGTAAATCCTAGTTCAGCTGAGATAATATTTTCAAATTTAAGGGAATTCTTGGGGGGCAACATTAACGAGAGCATGGATAGGTTTAGCCTTTTCACGTTCATTTTCTTTAATAATTCCAGGGTTGCAATTATTTCGGCAATTGGAGGGGTTTTATTTGGAATAGTACCAGCTGGAATATTATTCTTCAATGGGTTTATAGTTGGGATAGTGGTAGAGTACTTCCATTTACAGGGTGAGGATTTGTTAAGGATTGTGTTAGCTATACTCCCTCATGGATTGATTGAAATCCCGGCTTTTGCCGTTGCTGGGGTTGGGGGTGTTGAATGGTATTTTGAGCTTGTTAAAGGGGAAGGTACTCTAGGAGAGCGCTTTTTAAATGGATTCAGGAAGTCTATGAAAATGCTTGCCATAGCGCTTGTAATGCTTTTGGTGGCAGCTTTTGTTGAGGCTTATATCACACCCACTATTGCATCTGCTGTTTGA
- a CDS encoding lipoate protein ligase C-terminal domain-containing protein: MKRIGEHKAKKGLIRFEIEEEGSIAKNVRITGDFFIYPEETILELEDALKGKKLEELEGIIDEFFSVRMDIEMPYIDAEDFKMALKNALSGENEKK; the protein is encoded by the coding sequence ATGAAAAGGATTGGAGAACATAAGGCTAAGAAGGGTCTTATAAGGTTTGAGATTGAAGAGGAGGGCAGTATTGCTAAAAATGTGAGAATTACTGGGGATTTTTTTATCTATCCTGAAGAAACCATTCTTGAGCTGGAGGATGCGTTAAAAGGAAAGAAGCTGGAAGAGCTTGAGGGTATAATAGACGAGTTCTTTTCTGTAAGAATGGACATCGAAATGCCCTATATTGACGCTGAAGACTTTAAGATGGCCCTTAAAAATGCATTGAGTGGTGAAAATGAAAAGAAGTAG